One Candidatus Zixiibacteriota bacterium genomic window, GCCGTTGTCCGGTTCGGCCGGTTGATCGTTGCCGGCAGCGGCAGACAAAGCCGTCGATAATACGACGGCGAACGTTTGAATCATCCTCTTTACTGACATTCATCCTTCCATTCGATTGATATCTATCATTTCGTTGTTGATCTCGCTGATCCCGCCCCATCCACTCACAAGATCGATCCTATTTGGTACACGGCGGTTGCCAGGATCCAGGCCACCATGGTCAGTCCTCCCAGTTGCAGCAGAGCCCATTTCCAGGAATTGCTTTCGCGGCCGGTTACGACTATCGTTGCCATGCACGGCGCGCTGACAAGACAGAATAGCATTATGCAGAATGCGACCAGCGGCGTATAAGATGCCTGTAGTCGTTGTCTCAGGGCGTCGGCTTCTTCGGCTTCCTCACCGATCGCATAAACTATTCCCATTTGCGCCACGAATACTTCCTTGGCGGCAAAAGCTCCGATCAGGGCGGTGCCGATTTTCCAATCGAAGCCCATTGGTTTGATCAGCGGTTCTATCCAATGACCGATGCGGCCGGCGGCCGTATAAGCCATGGCTTCGGCTTGTTGTTCTCGCTTGACGGCGGCGAGTTGTTTGTCCAGAAATGCTTGAACAGCATCCTCGTTCAAGTCGCTGCTCACAAGTTCGGCATTATAGTTTAATTGAATCCGGTCAATGGCCGCGTCGTAGTCTTTGTCGAAAACGGTTTTCTGCGGATATGTGGTCAGCGCCCAGAGAATGATTGAAATCGCGAGAATAACCGTACCGGCTTTCCTGAGATACAACCGGCCGCGTTCCCACATGTGAAGCAGTACGCTTTTCGGAGTCGGCATGCGATACGGCGGCAATTCCATGACGAACGGTGCGGATTCACCCTTTAGCGCCGTCGAGCGCAGTAACTTGGCAATTACGATCGCCAACACGATACCGATAGCGTAGATGGTCCACAACATGATGCCGTGCCACGGACGTGGGAAAAAAGCGGGGATAAGGAGGGTGTAGATCGGCAGGCGCGCACCGCAACTCATCAAAGGCGCTACCAGCATCGTGGTGAGTCTGTCGCGTTGATTCTCGAGCGTGCGAGTAGCCATGATCGCCGGAATAGTACAGCCGAAACCGATCAGGAGCGGAATGAAGCTCTTGCCCTGGAGGCCAATCTTATGCATGAGTCGATCCATGATAAAGGCTGCTCGTGCCATATAGCCCGAGTCCTCCAGAACGGCAATCGCCAGAAATAGCAAAAGTATGTTGGGCAGGAACACCAGCACACCACCCACGCCGCCGATAATCCCATCCTCTATTAACGATTTGAGAGCACTGTCGCTCGGCCAGTTCGATTCGATTAAGCCTCCAAGCCAGCCGAATAGATTTTCTATCCAACCCATCAACGGTTCGCCGACGGTGAAGGTGAGCTGGAAAACAACGTACATGAGACCGAGGAAGATCGGCAGGCCTAAGACACGGTTGGTGACTATGCTGTCAATGCGGTCCGACATGTTTCTTTTCTGTTCGACCGCCGAAGAAACTGTTTCCCTCACGATGTCCGAAATGTAGGCGTAACGCGACTCGGCCATGTGTACTTCGGGAGAATCTTCGAGACTGCTTGCGAGACGACTCGCGGCGTTTTCTACGGTATCGCGCAAATCGGGGGTGTTGAAAACATCCTTCCATTCGGCAAGCTTCTCGATTTCCCGGTCGCCTTCGAGTGTTTTCAACGCCAGCCAACGACGACGTCGCCCGGGAGCGGCGCCGTTGTCGGCTGATATGAGTTGACGCAGTCCGTCCAATTCGGCATCGATTTCCGGTCCGTAACCGATAACCAGGCCGCGAGTACCGTTCGTATTACCGGCCGTATTCACCGATGTCTGAAGTAATTCATCGATTCCCCGAGAGCGACTCCCAACCGTCGGAACGATGGGTACGTTGAGCAATCGTGACAATTTTTCTATATCGATACGGATACCGCGAGAAACAGCCACATCGCTCATGTTGAAAGCCAGCACCAGCGGTACGCCCATCTCGAGTAACTGGATCGCCAGATACAGGTTTCTTTCCAGGCTGGAGGAGTCGATTATGTCGATTACCACATCCGGCTTTTCTTCGATAAGGTAGTTGCGGGCCACCACCTCCTCCGCCGAATGCGGAGTGAGACTGTAAACTCCCGGCAAATCGACAATTTCCAGATTGTTTCCTTCGAAACGACGCGAACCGATTTTCTTCTCGACCGTAACTCCGGGATAGTTTCCCACATGTTGGTGCGAGCCGGTTATGGCGTTGAAAACCGTAGTTTTACCCGAGTTGGGATTACCGGTTAAGGCTATCCTGATTTTTCGACCGGATACGCTGTTCGACTTCATATTACCGTTTGTTCGTCATACCAATAAAAGTTAGGCAAGCCAAACATATTGCTCAAAAAAATTACTCGATCATTATCTTGAGAGCGGCGTCTTGACCGATTATCAAGCGACTACCTTTAACGCCGACTATCACCGGGCCTTTCCGGTCGTTGCAGTGAATTACCACTTCAACACCCGGCGTTAATCCCAGGGCCGATAAATGCTCTTTCAAATCTCGACTACCATTAATCCTTGTTATCCGAAAACTCTCTCCGGCATGGCTCAAAGCCAGCGGCAGAGGTCCTCGCAGAATCGAGGAAGAAGCGGTATTAGGCAGGGCTATTTCCGTCGATCCGTTCATAGCTCATAGACCATTATCTTATTTGCATCATCTTTGCGCAACGACAGGTGGTAACCCTTGACCTTCACTTCGATTGGATCCCCCAGCGGCGCCACTCGTTCTACCTCCACGAGGGATCCGGAGGTTACTCCCATTTCAGCGATTCGTCGTCTGGCATCGCCGCTCCGACTGATTTTTACGATTCGGCCCTTTTTGCCGGGACGCAATTCATCCAGAGGGATAGCCGTTCGTTCGTTTTTCTTGATATCCGCTTTTTTCTTTTTTAAATCCATCAGAATACCCGAAACGCAGGCTTCACAATTTTCCATTGAATCGTCCTGGTCACATTGATACCCGAATCCTTTTATCCACGAGGCGCCGCCCCTCGGGCAGGTCTCGACGAATTCCACGAAGGCAATGAATCTCTCCAGGATTTTCGCCGACACGGCGTGTTCCATTTTACAGGCCGCCTCGTCGGCATGCTTCTCTTCGATCGCGAGTACTTTCACGAAAAAGTCCCGCAGCACCTCATGACGCCGGATAACATCGCGGGCCAGAGTTTCACCCCGGGGCGTCAGGGTGACCAATTCATAAGGGGCGTAGTTTACCAACTCTCGGGATGAAAGCGACTTGAGGGCTCCGGTAACGGAGGAATAATTAACCTTGAGTCGTTTGGATATATCTTTGACTCGTGCTGCCTGTTTCTCGGCGATGAGGTGGTATATCACCTCCAGGTAGTCTTCAAGACTGGCGCTTAGAGCTTCTGACGACATGATTTAATCCATTCATCTCTGATCATCTTTGCCTGGCAGAAAAATGTATGGCACACCAAACATTCTGTCAAGAGGTTTTTTGTGATTTCTTTCACAGCAAGATCGCAGGTTCGAAGGAACCTGCATGACTGCGCGGGATCCATGCTCCGTAAGGTGTCTCGGCCTGTCAGCTTCGGGTGATGTTGACTTCAGTCTTTGAACAGATCGTCGAAACGGGCTTTGCGGTCGTCCTTCGTGTCGGTCTGGGTGCTTATTCCCCCCGGCCGCTTGAAGACATCGCGCATCTGGAAAAAATCGCAGAAGTTGGCTTTTTCCTTGTTGGGGATATTGACCTCGATCGGTTCCTTGCATTGGAATCTTCGCCCCGGCTCCCAATGCCGACAGCCGCGACAACAACGCAAATCGGCCAGGCAATGCGGGCAAGCGTCGTGACGTGATACTTTGTGTTCGATTCCGGTGGCGCGGCCACAGTTCCAGCAAAGAAGTCCGGTTTCCGATTCCATGATGTCCCCTTCGTTTCGATATTCCTCCGCTAATATACGAAGCGTGACGCCGATGGCAAGTTGCATTCGCAACATCACTCGACGAGTCCGTTTTGATTGACAAAGTCGCTCGGGTTCAATACATTACAGTATCTATTGTTGAACTCGCCACCGGGCCGTTCAGTTCGACCTGTCACCACCGCGTTGTTCTACATATTCTATCTCACCTCTCCGATAGAGAGGATAGAGAGGCATTCGAGGAGGTAGTTTTGAACAAGTCTCACGTGTCTGCGCTGATAATCATTTTACTGATACTCGCGGCGACACCGTCTTTCGCCGTCGATATCGACAAGGGAATTCTGCTCGATATCCCGCCGGAAATTCAGGTCCAACAATTCGGAAAAATAGCAGGATCACAGTTGACGCCGGAGGATTCGGCCGACATTGCAGCCTTCCGTTTCGACGGCGACACGGTCAAAATCCTGGTGGTGCTGGTTCGCTGGTCCGATCGCTGGTCGACTTACCCATCAGCCACGTTCGACAGCATGATCCTGTCCCATGACACCTATCCTCCCGGATCGGTAGCCGATTATTTCGAAGAAGTATCCTACGGTCACGCCCATGTAACGGGTACTGTTCTGGAATGGTACAACGCCGGAATCTACAATGCCGGCTATGACTTCCAGGACCTCCTCCCTATCCTCGATGCCTCCGTCGATTTTTCACAGTACGACGGCAACAACGACGGCGATGTCGATGCGGTCATTTTCGTCCGTGCCGGCACCGGCCAGGAGGACACCGGCGACCCGAACGATATCTGGTCTTACGCCTATCGTTATCCGACCAACAGCGGTCCGGGACCTTACGACGGTGTTTACGTATCCGCCTGGAATACCTCACCGGAACTGCGGCCGTTGCGCGATCCGAGCAATCCCACCCAGTTCAGCGGTGTCGATTCGCTCAACCAGATCCGGGTGTTCTGCCATGAGACAACGCACAATCTCGGTCTGCCGGACATGTACGACTACGATTCCAAACTCGACACGACCACTTACTTCACTCCCAACGACGATAACGACCATCCCTGGGTGGACTGGTGTCTGATGGGCTATGCCGGTTACGGCATTCTGTCGATCAGGTCGGCTGTCCCCCCGCACATCAACGGCTGGGGTAAAATGCAGCTTGGCTGGATCGATCCGATCGAGTTGGTCGGCGAATACGAAGACCTGGTGATTTACGACATCAACACTCATGCCGACAGTTCGCTTTACCTGCTGCCGATCCACGAGACACAGGGTGAGTATTTCCTGCTGGAATACCGGAATCCGCGCTCGACCGGCAAGTTCGATAAGGTCGATTCCGATTTCAGTTGTTATTTCTGGCCGGACTTGACCTATGGCTGCGACACCCTCGACCGGGGCCTGCTCATCTCGCACGTACACGATTCCCTGGGAGCCTACTGGTGGCGAATCAACAACGGCATGCCCTCTTACCCTCACTACACGGTGACAGTGGTTGACGCCGGTTACAATCCGAGCATGGACCTCTATCAGAATCCCGAGGGCCGCCTGACCGACAGCGCCCAATGGTGGTATCCGTACGAAACCCGCCGCGCGGCGACATACAACCCGGACGTTCCGGGCCAGACGGAATTCTCTCCGACCACGACACCGTCGAGCGAAGGGTATTTCGGCCCGACCAACATTACCGTGCGAGTGGACTCGATCGTTGACGACAAGATGTACGCCTATGTTTTCAATCCCTATGGTGATATCGACTTCGACGGCGTCCTGGACGACGGCGACGGCTCCGGTGTAGCCTGGGACAATCCCTGCACCGGCGGCCAGACGGTCGGCTGCGACGACAACTGCCCGTACGAACCGAATCCGGATCAGGCCGACACCAACCACAACCTGATCGGTGATGTTTGCGATTATCGCTTCGAACGCTGGGACACGGTGGCAACCGCATGTGTCTCTCTCACTGTCAGTAATCTGGCCAACTACGGTCATCAATCGAACACCTCCTCCGGCGGGGCCAACATGGCACATCCGAACGAAGACTGCGATCAGACCGCCAACGTATGGCTGTACGACGGTTCCTCGGTGATCTGTTACGTTAACGGGACCGACACTGTCGGCAACTGGTCGCTTTTCCAGCAGTTCCATTACTGCTTTGTCGATGACCGCCGCTGGATGCTCCCCACCGCAACAAGCACTGATTATGACGAGTTTTTCGGCGGTACTCATGTGACAGCCGACTCGACATTAGCTGTCGAGGACACCTGGTACGCCCCGAAGTCATTGACCGACTGTAATTTCGTGATTCACCGAACGACAATCTTCACCTACGACGCCGCGGTCCACTCGGGACTGACTATCGGTGAGGTTACCGACTGGGATGTTCCGGATAATTATGGCTGGAATGTCAGCGGCATTACACCGGGGATGATGCTCTATCAGACCGGCACCGACCTCGATTGCATCGACCAGTCACGTCGCCTGGCAAGCACCGATTTGATCGGCTGGTTCCTCAACGACTCCTGCGATTTGTACGACAACAGCGAGCCCTACGGCGCCTACTGCGCCGCCAACTCAGACTATGTCTGGGCCACCGGCGATTTTGTCGCTTCGGACCTGATGACCGCCATGCAGCAAACCGGATACACCGCTCATGCGAGCGCCGAGGACCAGCACATGGTGCTGACCTATCTTAACGATTTCACTATCGGCGCTACCGATTCACTGGTTATTTTCTCGGTCCTGATCACATTATACGACGCCGATCCGGCCGACCTGGACAACACACGAACACTGGCTGTACAATGGGTTAAGGACTACCTGGTTGAGTCTTGCAGTTGTTGCCAAATTGTCGGGGATGTCGACCACAACGGATCCGGACCGGACATTGCCGACCTGGTTTATCTCGTGACCTACATGTTCCAGAACGGACCGGAACCACCCTGCATGTGGGAAGCGAACATGAACGGTTCGGTAAATCCCGAACCGGACATCACCGACCTGGTCTACCTCGTGACTTACATGTTCCAGAACGGTCCTGATCTATATCCCTGCGCCGGTAAATAGCCTGAATGAGTTATCGCTCTTAACGGCGGGCTGTTTCGGTCCGCCGTTTTTTTTCACAGCCATAGACTGAGCGATCGCGCTCCCAACACATGCCCACACACTATTTCTCAACATATCCTTGCGGGAGATACGTTCGTATCCGGCAATGCAACTCAGAAATACACTGTTCCTGCCGATAATTTCCATAGAGAAACCAATTCGGCAGGAGCAATGCGATGGACGAACAAGAGAACGAAGCCTTCACGAACAAGCGCCGACACCCACGTAAAAAGCCGATCAACTACATCGAAATCTATGACTCCGAGACCGATGAGTTCCTGGGCAGCCTGGCCGACCTCAACATCGGTGGCCTTCGCCTGCTGGCTCAACACGAACTTGCCCGCAATCGCACCTATTCGATGCGGATGCGTTTACCGCGGTCAGTCGATGAGACGGAAGAGATATTCTTCTCTGCTGCTTGTCGCTGGCAACTAGCTTGTACCAGTGCTCTGCTTCGCGGGAGTTACCATATCGGTCTGGAGATCGTGGATATTGCTCCGTTCGATGCCGACATGATTTCAAGCCTGTTGGCTTCAAGCTGGTTTCGGGACTGGAGACAGCTTCCTGACTATGACAGGATGCGCCGCGAAACCGGTTACCCCGAGGAATAACCGAATCCGGTTAAAAGAAGCTATTCATACTATCCGGCAACAAGCCCTCCCGCCAGGCAGGCAGAGATCCTGTTAGAGCCGTATTGGTCAACCTAAGCCAATAGTCTAAGGGCAGTTATAACTTTAACAATAAACTCTGGAACTTTCGGGCGATTCATGGGTTTGAAGAGCCAGAACATCACGGTTCACGATTCTCACCCGACGAGAATCGTAACCTCTCCAAACCCCATTTCTCGCGCAGAAACAGGCCGGTCGTTTCTAAAACGACCGGCCTTTTCGTTGAATATCTTAATGTCGTGCTAGTCTAAAGCTGTGAGGCGACAAAATCCCAGTTGACCAGATTCCAGAAAGCCTCGATGTATTTCGGACGGGCGTTGCGATAGTCGATGTAATAAGCATGCTCCCAGACATCGCAGGTTAGCAACGGGGTTTTACCGTCCCTGACGGGACAAGCGGCGTTCGAGGTGCTGACAATCTCGAGATTCCCCGAAGCATCCTTGACCAGCCAGGCCCAGCCGGAACCAAAGGTCGTGGCGGCTGTATTGGAAAACTTCTCCTTGAAGGCCGCGAACGAGCCAAAGGCTTTGTTGATCGCCTCGGCCAGAGCGCCGGTCGGTTCACCGCCCGGACCGCCCAGACAATTCCAATAGAAGGTGTGATTAAACACTTGAGCACCGTTGTTAAAAATTCCACCGGAAGCCTTCTTGATAATATCCACAAGAAGCATGTCGGCGAACTCAGTGCCGGGAATGAGATTGTTCAGGTTGTTGACGTAAGCCTGGTGATGTTTGCCGTGATGGTATTCCAGGGTCTCAGCGGAGATATGCGGTTCCAGAGCATCCTTGGCAAACGGCAGATTGGGCAGCTTGTGTTCCATGGTTTATCCTCCTTTTATGACAAGATCAATCCTTGTCGAATATGAAAAGCAGAATACACCGGACGTCTTCACATGTCAACCAATGCCGGCAAACGAAACCGCCGGTCGCAATAAAATCGATTGCAGACCGGCGGCTAAAAATCTATGCCGGAAAATCAACGCTCAGCGTTGACGTGCGGCTGGTATTTAAGAGGGAGAGTTACACGAGTGGTATCGGGGTCATCCAATTCGAAGGTCAACGATTTAAGAAAGGCCTTGGTTTGCCCGACCGAAGTCATTTCGAGCGTTACATCGGTATTCGCACCGACAGCGAGTTCTTTGGGTAAATCAATCGCAACCAGATCCGCGGGAATATCGATCATCTTGAAATGAAGCGGTTGATCGGACTGATTACTGAAGTTGATCCGATACTTGCCCTGATCGGCTCCGGGAAGATCGACCAGGTCCATAGCCGACGGCGACAGGATCAGCGGATAGGATTGATTCGGCTGTTCCTGAATTACGGCGTGAATTCTGACCCGATGTGGCTGCCCACCCTCGTTGGTCATGATAGTCGGACTTTTCACTACGCGTCCCTTGTAGGACTTAGTGCTGAAAATGATCTCAAGGCAAGCCGAATCACCCGGGCTGATCAGCTTCTTGTCGAGCGGCGCCTGAGTACAGCCACAACCCGGTTTAACGTTGATAATCCTGAGAGTATCATCACCGGTATTACGAAGCCAGAAGATATGGCTTATTTTGGCGTTCTGCGGCGCCTGGCCAAAGTTGAAATCCTGTTCGGATACGGACAACACGGGACCGGCTGAAACGGCAGCGGCCAGGGTGAGCACCAACAGCATGGGGAGAAGATGTCTTAGTCTCATTGGTATAATATCTCCAAGTTATAATTCACGGTCGTAAGATGACTTAGTCAAACAGACGCATTAGTTGAGAGCCACACGCAGGGTTTCGTTGGCTCGTTCGAGCAAACTACTGCTCGCGGGCGATTTCACCGGAACAATCTGAGCCATGAGGTCATCATCGTCGATCTGCTGAATGGCACTATAAACCAGGTGAGCTTCCTCACGAGTCTTCAGATCGAGCACCAGCACTTTACAGGTACTGTCGCACCCGAGAACATCGACATTGGCGTCATGCAGACCCAGGTTATAGAGCAGATCGCAAAATGATTCATTCTCGGCCAGATCCTGACTTACTCCGGCCAAAGACAGATTGTAACTGACAATACGATAATAATTGAACGGCACCAACAACAGCAGGAGCACGACCGCCGTAGTAACGGCAGCGACAACCGATTGTCCGGTCCAGCTCCAATGGCGCTGAGAATTCGGCCATCGATGAGTCCGAATGCGTTCCATCACCCGACGCCGCCGCTCCGACAACGGCATCATATCCCCGGTCTGTTCCCGGCGGACGGATTCGAGTACCCGTGACATCAGTACGGTGGACTCACAAAACCGGGCGCAGTCAGGGCATTCGTTCAGGTGACGCTTCAGATCGGCATCGGCAACCGGATCAAGTGATCCGTTTGACAACTGCTTTATTCTGGCTCTAGCCTCGCGGCACTGCATTCTGTCTCCTCGTCGGTCTTATCCGACAGCGGTCTATTTTCAGTGGCGCACACCGAGTATTTCTCGATTGCCTTTCTCATCCGGTTTCGGGCTCTGAAAAGTCGCGATTTGAGCGCCGACTCCGGTTTACCGGTCAGCTCGGAAAGTTCCGTCAGGGTCCAGCCTTCCAGTTCATGAAGCGTAATCAGGACACGCTGCTGGGGCGAAAGTACCGCCATGGCCCGTTTAAGCCAGCGGCCGGCAGTATGTCGACCAAGCGGGTCGTCACCGACCAGCGTCTGCTCTATCTCCGGTGTCAGGTCAACCCGACGCCGGAACCAGGAGCTTCGGACGCTGCTGGTGTAGGTGTTGGCCATGACCCTGTATAGCCAGGAGCGAAACGCCATTTCATCGCGAAGCTGGTGGAATTTGCGATAGGCAATTATCAGGGCATCCTCGAAAACATCGTCTCCCTGAGTTGCATCGCCGGCCAGCCGACGACAGAACATGTTCGCCCTAACGTACTCCGGTTCCAGAAGCTTCCAGAAGCGGTCCTTTTTGGGCTCCATCTGCACTTATGACGCCTTAGCGGTTAAAATGGTTATGGGCACCTTGCCCAACCACCTATAAGTTATTACAAATCAAGATGGTAACAAGTCGAAAAAGCCCTCAAAGAGGTCTCTGGTCCGATTATCGGCGGAATAACGGGGCGGCTTAGGACAGCCGACTCCCGTTGGGTCGATCCGTAATGCCTCAAGATACTGTTACCTATGTTCCCGGTCTAATCTGTTACCTATCTACCCGGTTTGTACCAAACATCCCACCCGTGGACGGGTGGGCCACCAGACAAGGTGTCGAAACTTCGCTTCGCGATCTGCCTTCGGCAGACAGGAGTTTCGACCTACAGAAGACATCGCCCCAGCCGGAAACGGGTGGGGCACCAGCGGTGTCTACGCCCCCTTCGGGGTCGCTGTCACGCCGCAGAGCGACGTGACAAGGAAGAGTCGGGAATCCACGTGAAGGTGGACCACCATTCCATCGGACGGAAGATGGCAGGTCTCGGAGAAACCTTCCCTACAAATACTACAGCCTTTTATAGACGGAGTTACGGGGTCTGGCTGCCGGCGGCGTTTTGACGGGCACGCTCGGCTCTTTGCATCAGGTCATAGTAGCTTTTCTGAGCCTCAAGCCCTCGGAAACGGTTAACAAAAGCCGTCTTTTCGTAATAGCTGCGTGCCCGGGCCAGCAGGTTGTTGTCTTTCGCCATTAAAGCTACCACCTGGACTATCTTGGCCGCCTGCATCTGTACGTTCCAGTCGGTAGGATACTTCTCGGCCAGGTTCGTTATAAGCCCCATCGCTGCCTGGTACTGCTTCTGTTTCCAGATGATATCGGTTGCAAGCAGACCGAGCGATTTAGTTTCAGGATGCAGCGCCAGGTGTCGTTCAATCTCAAGGGCTGAACTGTCGTACTGCTGAGCGAGGTAATAAGAAATAGCGCGTTCGTAATGAGTCGGCTGATAACGATTTGCTTGCGGATTGGAGAAGGCTCCGGCGACGTTATAAACCTGCACCTCAATGTCTCGGATCCAGTAGCTTACGATCGGTTTGAGTCCACCGATTTGCGGATATTGTTTAACGGCTTCTTCGGCGTTGGAGACATCGATGGCAATATGAGTGATCGGATAACGATTAAACAGGGTCGAATCCACCTCGGCCACACCGAAAAGGTGAATGAACGATTTCAATTTAGAATCGAAAGTCAGCTCCGGTCCGTATGGGCCGGAAATAACCGCGTCCGGACCGACGATTTCTCCAAGGTCCCGGCAGGCTTCCTGAATCGTAAAAGCGTGATCGAGGAAATGCAGCCGGCGGATCCGAAAACCGTTGACCAGAGTAGTGACGGCAAGAGCTACCGCCAGCACCGCTATCAACCACTTGCGCGAGAATCGGAAGCTGTGTCGTTTTAATATGAAAAAACCGAGAGCAAGAACCACCGGCACAGCCACAACGGTAGTCCAGGTAAGCATGGTAACCGGCGGTGATGAGAGATTGAAGAAAAACAGGTTGGCAACCGTGTGATAGGTCAGAATCCACCAGAGAAGGGCAATCGCGGTCATACCGGTCCAACCCGGCCAGACTACCGAGAGCTTGCGGCCGGCATTCTTCAGGAACATATCAAGAACCATCCATAAAACCGCAATCGCTGCCGGCAGGAACA contains:
- the feoB gene encoding ferrous iron transport protein B, whose protein sequence is MKSNSVSGRKIRIALTGNPNSGKTTVFNAITGSHQHVGNYPGVTVEKKIGSRRFEGNNLEIVDLPGVYSLTPHSAEEVVARNYLIEEKPDVVIDIIDSSSLERNLYLAIQLLEMGVPLVLAFNMSDVAVSRGIRIDIEKLSRLLNVPIVPTVGSRSRGIDELLQTSVNTAGNTNGTRGLVIGYGPEIDAELDGLRQLISADNGAAPGRRRRWLALKTLEGDREIEKLAEWKDVFNTPDLRDTVENAASRLASSLEDSPEVHMAESRYAYISDIVRETVSSAVEQKRNMSDRIDSIVTNRVLGLPIFLGLMYVVFQLTFTVGEPLMGWIENLFGWLGGLIESNWPSDSALKSLIEDGIIGGVGGVLVFLPNILLLFLAIAVLEDSGYMARAAFIMDRLMHKIGLQGKSFIPLLIGFGCTIPAIMATRTLENQRDRLTTMLVAPLMSCGARLPIYTLLIPAFFPRPWHGIMLWTIYAIGIVLAIVIAKLLRSTALKGESAPFVMELPPYRMPTPKSVLLHMWERGRLYLRKAGTVILAISIILWALTTYPQKTVFDKDYDAAIDRIQLNYNAELVSSDLNEDAVQAFLDKQLAAVKREQQAEAMAYTAAGRIGHWIEPLIKPMGFDWKIGTALIGAFAAKEVFVAQMGIVYAIGEEAEEADALRQRLQASYTPLVAFCIMLFCLVSAPCMATIVVTGRESNSWKWALLQLGGLTMVAWILATAVYQIGSIL
- a CDS encoding FeoA family protein translates to MNGSTEIALPNTASSSILRGPLPLALSHAGESFRITRINGSRDLKEHLSALGLTPGVEVVIHCNDRKGPVIVGVKGSRLIIGQDAALKIMIE
- a CDS encoding DtxR family transcriptional regulator, coding for MSSEALSASLEDYLEVIYHLIAEKQAARVKDISKRLKVNYSSVTGALKSLSSRELVNYAPYELVTLTPRGETLARDVIRRHEVLRDFFVKVLAIEEKHADEAACKMEHAVSAKILERFIAFVEFVETCPRGGASWIKGFGYQCDQDDSMENCEACVSGILMDLKKKKADIKKNERTAIPLDELRPGKKGRIVKISRSGDARRRIAEMGVTSGSLVEVERVAPLGDPIEVKVKGYHLSLRKDDANKIMVYEL
- a CDS encoding M6 family metalloprotease domain-containing protein — protein: MNKSHVSALIIILLILAATPSFAVDIDKGILLDIPPEIQVQQFGKIAGSQLTPEDSADIAAFRFDGDTVKILVVLVRWSDRWSTYPSATFDSMILSHDTYPPGSVADYFEEVSYGHAHVTGTVLEWYNAGIYNAGYDFQDLLPILDASVDFSQYDGNNDGDVDAVIFVRAGTGQEDTGDPNDIWSYAYRYPTNSGPGPYDGVYVSAWNTSPELRPLRDPSNPTQFSGVDSLNQIRVFCHETTHNLGLPDMYDYDSKLDTTTYFTPNDDNDHPWVDWCLMGYAGYGILSIRSAVPPHINGWGKMQLGWIDPIELVGEYEDLVIYDINTHADSSLYLLPIHETQGEYFLLEYRNPRSTGKFDKVDSDFSCYFWPDLTYGCDTLDRGLLISHVHDSLGAYWWRINNGMPSYPHYTVTVVDAGYNPSMDLYQNPEGRLTDSAQWWYPYETRRAATYNPDVPGQTEFSPTTTPSSEGYFGPTNITVRVDSIVDDKMYAYVFNPYGDIDFDGVLDDGDGSGVAWDNPCTGGQTVGCDDNCPYEPNPDQADTNHNLIGDVCDYRFERWDTVATACVSLTVSNLANYGHQSNTSSGGANMAHPNEDCDQTANVWLYDGSSVICYVNGTDTVGNWSLFQQFHYCFVDDRRWMLPTATSTDYDEFFGGTHVTADSTLAVEDTWYAPKSLTDCNFVIHRTTIFTYDAAVHSGLTIGEVTDWDVPDNYGWNVSGITPGMMLYQTGTDLDCIDQSRRLASTDLIGWFLNDSCDLYDNSEPYGAYCAANSDYVWATGDFVASDLMTAMQQTGYTAHASAEDQHMVLTYLNDFTIGATDSLVIFSVLITLYDADPADLDNTRTLAVQWVKDYLVESCSCCQIVGDVDHNGSGPDIADLVYLVTYMFQNGPEPPCMWEANMNGSVNPEPDITDLVYLVTYMFQNGPDLYPCAGK
- a CDS encoding PilZ domain-containing protein, giving the protein MDEQENEAFTNKRRHPRKKPINYIEIYDSETDEFLGSLADLNIGGLRLLAQHELARNRTYSMRMRLPRSVDETEEIFFSAACRWQLACTSALLRGSYHIGLEIVDIAPFDADMISSLLASSWFRDWRQLPDYDRMRRETGYPEE
- a CDS encoding superoxide dismutase, producing MEHKLPNLPFAKDALEPHISAETLEYHHGKHHQAYVNNLNNLIPGTEFADMLLVDIIKKASGGIFNNGAQVFNHTFYWNCLGGPGGEPTGALAEAINKAFGSFAAFKEKFSNTAATTFGSGWAWLVKDASGNLEIVSTSNAACPVRDGKTPLLTCDVWEHAYYIDYRNARPKYIEAFWNLVNWDFVASQL
- a CDS encoding DUF1573 domain-containing protein, which codes for MRLRHLLPMLLVLTLAAAVSAGPVLSVSEQDFNFGQAPQNAKISHIFWLRNTGDDTLRIINVKPGCGCTQAPLDKKLISPGDSACLEIIFSTKSYKGRVVKSPTIMTNEGGQPHRVRIHAVIQEQPNQSYPLILSPSAMDLVDLPGADQGKYRINFSNQSDQPLHFKMIDIPADLVAIDLPKELAVGANTDVTLEMTSVGQTKAFLKSLTFELDDPDTTRVTLPLKYQPHVNAER
- a CDS encoding zf-HC2 domain-containing protein, with product MQCREARARIKQLSNGSLDPVADADLKRHLNECPDCARFCESTVLMSRVLESVRREQTGDMMPLSERRRRVMERIRTHRWPNSQRHWSWTGQSVVAAVTTAVVLLLLLVPFNYYRIVSYNLSLAGVSQDLAENESFCDLLYNLGLHDANVDVLGCDSTCKVLVLDLKTREEAHLVYSAIQQIDDDDLMAQIVPVKSPASSSLLERANETLRVALN
- a CDS encoding RNA polymerase sigma factor; amino-acid sequence: MEPKKDRFWKLLEPEYVRANMFCRRLAGDATQGDDVFEDALIIAYRKFHQLRDEMAFRSWLYRVMANTYTSSVRSSWFRRRVDLTPEIEQTLVGDDPLGRHTAGRWLKRAMAVLSPQQRVLITLHELEGWTLTELSELTGKPESALKSRLFRARNRMRKAIEKYSVCATENRPLSDKTDEETECSAARLEPE